The Salvia miltiorrhiza cultivar Shanhuang (shh) chromosome 2, IMPLAD_Smil_shh, whole genome shotgun sequence DNA window CTCTATGCATTCAGATTGAGGATGGAACCATCATGTCATTAGCTTCAACATTCTGCCACAGAAACTTTTTAGCTTATGCATTTCTACAGATATTTAGTAGTGATTTCTAATAAGCACCATTGTGCGTTCATCCATAGAGACTTTACTTATAGTACAGCTTTCTTCCTGTTAATTACATGAAGTGAGAGTTCCTTGAACTCCCTAAGTGGTATGAGGGACAAGATCTAATTTCTTATGTTACCGTATACatctttttgggtaaaaaaatcACAAGTTGTCACGTTCTCTTCACTTCTGCAGCGTGAATGACTTTGAAGTGAGTATGATGAGAACTTTTGCAGCACCAGTAGGCACTAGTTAAAAGATATATAAGCAAAACATGCTTTATAAAAGCAAGGAATGAAAAAATTGTATTAAGAAGCAAAAACTGAATCAAATAATCACAGATTAGCTCCGCCAAAAGTGAAGCTATATAATAAATGAACTCAAACAAGGGTACACAAGCTGCATTGGTGTATAATTTCTGTATTCTAAGTCTACGACAAGAAATATGAGATGTATCCAAAATGATAAACAACATGAGCAGACTGCAAAATTTAGAATTGGCATTGTTGGATCTAATATTCAAAGCAATGTGTGATCCAGAGAAATTCCCATCAATATATTGTTTTCTGGCAAAGCATGCAGGGAGGGAACTTGAAAACGTTTCTAGCAAAGTGCACGTGATGTAAAATCCATGAATCCACAAATAAATCCAGACCAGAGAAAGCCATTTATGTTTCGCCTGAGCACTTCCCTTCGTTGAACTTGCCTCAGCTGCAGATTATTCTCAAGAGTCAAACTCCACTAGAGAAAATAAAAGCAGCTTTAATATCCCAACCTGCCCAATTACAGAGAAAAGTAATATCAATGTGATACTCAAGATCTTATCGCTTGACATAAAAATTTGATTTACCCTTATAAAAGGAGCATAAACTAACCTATAGATTCAAATAAATATCATCATTCATTCTGTTACCTGAGGATGTTCTCTGGGGATGCAGAATGATGAGGCAAGATAGCAAATTTATCTCGACTTGATCAAAAAGTGCTCAAGTCAAATAATTTGTTCTATATCAGGATCCTCTCGGAACAACAGAACCTCTGATGAGATCATTCATCTCGTTGGAGAATTTTAATGCCAACTCCATCTTTCCCATCTTCTTCAAACTAAAAATCAGTGCACGGTATATAGGAATTAAAGGACGGATTTGCCGATATTTCATCTCCTCGAATATTTTCAGGGCTTCATCAATGTTCCCTGATCTGCCTAAGCTCTCAATCAAAGCTTTGAAAGTCAGAAGATCTGGTAGAATTCCTCTCTCAGTCATCTCCCTGAAATGCACCATACACAAATCCAACCTTCCCATCTTGCGCAAGCTGTTTAATATGGTATTATACGTGAAAATATCTGGAGCAAGACCAACTGCTCTCATAGAAGCAAACACACGCAGCATGTCATCAACTCGCCCTAAACGACCCAAAATTGCCAAAACTGTATTATATGTAATCAAGTCTGGTCTACATCCCGAACTCTTCATATCTTCAAAAACTAACAGGGCACCATCAGGATTCCCACATTTACCCAAGGCATAAATAATCCTGTTCAAAACTATATCAATCCTTGGTAAATCCATTTCACATACTTCTCTGATAAAATTCAATAACATACCACGACTATTTTGCTTTCCAAAACCTCTAGCAACAACAAGATACGAATCCGATCCTACAGACTCACAAGAAACCAGAAGATCCTTGAAAACATGGGTGAGCATATCAATATCATTCTTTCTCTCTGCAGCTTCTAGAATGTAACTATACACGCGAGGCCCAACAAAAATATGCTTATTGCGTAAAAATCGTGGGATCCTAGCTGCTACCATGAAATCTCCAGCAGCACATAGCTTCCTAATATAACCTACACAAAGTTCTTCCCtagaagaagaaggagagtcCTCCTCAGCAGCAAGTATTTGATTCAGGATTTCATCAGTGGTTTCTTCAGAGGGGATTTGAGTCGATAACGATAACCGACTTCCTACTGAATTACTCAAAACAGATAATGCAGAAACCCTAAAGCTTTTCACCAAAAATCCGGCCATTAATCCAGACCTAATCAGCAAGAAATTCTTCGGCTAAATCGACGTGCAAAAACCAATATCATGATTATTCAGAAATATGGAAGGATTAGAACCTAATAATAGAGGCATTCCCTCCGCCGGCGTTGTACGCAGCTCTGCCAAAGAAGAAGAGTATGGAGATGCGGATACAGCAGCGTTTTGAAGTTTACAGGAGACTGGAGGTGTAAACGGCTCCTTTTGGTATAATCGTGCTCTCATAATTGTCGGTGCCCATTTCCATTTGCCTGGTGGCGCCGacgtggcggcggcggctgctGTGGTGGCGTAGCAGCATCAGAGTGGCAAGAAATAATCTCGGGtttaagatttttatttttcaaaaggggtttaagattttttttttttttttttttttggtaagggTTTAAGTTTTACACATTTATTGAAAAGTTTTTATTCggatcttaattttttttggattaattagagtttatagccttaacttttaataaatttcagtttatagcctcatttattttttatataacctgaattttgaaaaattatttaattatagtcACAATCACATGAAAAGCGTGACATTTACTCTTCTTTATCGAAATTACATATGAAACGATGATCGATTGCCACGAAATTAAATCCTAATGCATTCTACACTAAATGAGATTTTCAACAATAGGTAGCCCATCATCATTGGACCACTGGTGAAGATTGAGTTCGCGCCAAAAATTTAGTGCAACGATGCCAACTTTCTCACGCGATTTTGATTTCACCAGTGGTCCGATTATAATGGGCTACCTATCATTGAAAATTTCATTTAGTGTATAAAAGTATTGTGGAGTAATTGTGAACGTTGATTTTAAAAAGTGATAGAAGGGtgtttccaaaaaaaaaagtgataaagGGCCCAAAAGACTAAATTTGTATAAATCCAaaaaatatgaatcaagtaTAGAAGCCCAATCAAGATGTCAcgaatcaaataaacaaaaccaacttttcatcttctttttcAAGTATAAGCCCATTTAAGCATGAACTTTAGCTAAATGTGATTATGCAAATCGCGTAAGGCCAATTTTTACTCGACACATGCATTCAATCATCTATCTGGAAGGGCATATCCAGAAAATTTTAATGATAGGAACTATATTTTctacattttaaatttaaaatttcgaaaaataattttattatgatttaatttgatGATGGGACTATTATCAATAATCACAAAATACTAACAATAaacgaataaaaaaaaaaggttatttATTTGGTGGGGGCTTAAGCCCCCTCTTGGCTCCTCTTAGGCCAACCTGTGATATATATCGAAAAAGGATTCGTCTTATATTTATTAAAGGACTCGTTTGATATTTGGTATGAGATAAAATGTGATATGTTTGACTGTGAGTCTGTGATGTATTTTATCatatgtcatattaatatcatatgaattaaatatttgtaatttagtgatgtattaaaattatatacataAATTTGTAATTCCTAAAATGTCTTTATAATTAAactatttaataaattaatatatgttataattaagattGATATTATGCATACTGCGTATGAATAATCACACAAATCTATATAATTTCACCAGACTTTTAGATTAATAAATCGTAACGTGTGTTTCGTATCATTTCCTATCAAACAAGATATCAAAGTGTCATAATTATATCATACACCATAATCACTCGTACCAAACTAACCCTCACGTGATTGCCATGGCTTGGGTCTTGCTAAAATGCGTTATGAGAAGAACTTTCTGAACTTTTAAAACTATTTAAGATTACGAAAATAAAGTCGAAATATCTCATATACTGCATATGGAAATGGTGGATCAGATCCTTTAGGCAGAGCCATCGATGCAGAGCCATTGGCCAATGAAGATGGAGTCGCAGTTGATATTGGGATTAATGGCCAGAAAATCATCCATAGAGAGATTGAATTCTTGAGCCACACTTGTACATGTCTCATCACTCTCTGTGCCATGAACTGCGTTGCAAACTATATCTGCATCTTGCTTTCCAAATCCAactgaagagagagagagagtttagaGATATTATACACATTGTAATTTGGATTATTCTTGAAAAAAATAGTCATATGGTGATATTTTAGCcagaatttataattattacatatatttatatttgtcaaTTTATAGCTCAAGTTTAAAAAAATCGATGTACATAATTCAGTTGGATGTTCAGTCTTAACTGACTAAATTTTTTGATTCGAACTATAAATTGAACAATGAAGATAATTAAGtacatatattaaatttataaatccaaCTAAAGTTTATAACATTTTTTAAGAATAAGTGAGGGTAATTGAGAAAGCAATTCGGGGATATTGTAGAAAATGTGATAGGAATTAGTAATGGAGAAATATGACCATATTATAAAAGGGGGTAAATATATTCagttgataataataataataataataataataataataataataataataataataataataataataataataataataataataataataataataataataataataataataataataataattgcgtAAAATAATACATTAATTACTCAATTTCTGATTGATAAGAGATAACGAAAGAGAGTTAGTTGTTTCCGTTTTTCAGTTCTACATAATTTTGTATGTCCCTTTTCGAAAAGgatatataatagtaaatgaaattattttcaaaaaggaatgaaataatttttcgtagacggacgaaaatgacaaattaaaataatttttatggaTGAAGAGTAtaatactaaaaaataaaaataaaatcttgcCGGAATTAGTAGTGGAGAAATTAATAGGAATGTATTATAGAAAATTAGAAATCATAATGAGGAATACTTACTGCCAAGATTAACACTCTCAGCCATAGACATCATAAGAACTAGACTGATCACAAGAGCCAATTTGAAGAAGAAGGCGTTGTTAGTCTGATTAGCCATcgtgattaatatttaatctcTCTTTCTAGCTCAAATGAATTTTATTTGAGGTAGTAGAGATGATGAATGCTTAATTATGTTTGTGTCagtatttataataattacaaACACATTGGAAATAGCGTATGCATCGCATGAAACTTTTTTGTTGTGTTTGCTTTTTgttatagtatatttttaaaatagagagataatataatgcgatataaatttattatttagtgGGACTATATTTCTATATATTATTTCCTCTGTTTCATTAAAGGTtacctatatattttattttggatcgtctcattataaattaaatgtttctataaatagaaaaatttaCCACTTTTAACAAATTTACGCATTCTTCTTAATTCCTGTACTCAAAAGTTTTGAACCACTTATAATGAAATAGAtggaatatttatttttaaaaaatattaaatttatctCACTCTttataaggtggtataaaattatattttgctCAAAGGAAAAAGTGTTGTCCAGAATTTGATACGATGTACTTAAAGTTTTTATTACGTAATGACATATAAAGTATAATAAGGTGATAAATAGAGGTTATTCTATCACTATAAATGTGATGAGGAGactatattttctaaaataacTAAGCTTGAGATTTTGAGAAGATAATTTTCTTGCAATTTGATTTGGTGGTAAAAGCTAGTATTTTATAATGATTCACACAAACTACCCATAAtttaatgattttaaaataatattttttttgtttgctACTATGCATGTGATtaaaaatatagtactcccccgtcccacttcaataatCCCATTTTCTTTTCCGGAATGTCTCACTCCAATAGTTCCATTTTTTAAGCCGTTGGAATTTATGTTACATTACaatatcattatttttatatttgttttaGAGATGTCGATTTTTTAGTCCAATTCACTACCGTCGATGTTGCCGGAATTCTCGCATCTTTTCATGAGGAAAAACAAAATCACGAATATTTGAAAGTTGTGCAGTTTCGATTACAATGTTAAATCGATgagtataaatattttttagcaGACAAATTATTGCACTGTTTGCCGGCGAGGTTGGTGAGATAATAATGTTataaatatgattaaaaattaGATTTCGATTATTTATGTacatttaaaactatatattttttttcaattacttAAATTTGTTAGATATAATTtgtgctccctccgtcccacgaatcttgacacgtttagtttcggcacgaaaattaagagattgtaaattagtgttttaagtatgtaggtaataaaatataaaaataataaagtaggagagagagagagagtgtgataGAGaaggtgagagagagaaaatgataaaatatgagatataaggaatacgtgtcaagattcgtgggacgaagggaatacAACGTTATATATATTGAAGTCCAACAAATTTCACATTATATAAGtagttaataaatatattagatatttttatatttaggaagtgtttttatttCGAATTTAGTACTATCAAATTTGAATTTGTTGCATGCGCTCGAtcattattatttaatgatatgTTTTCtctttataagaatatataagttAATAATTACGGTAATTTTTCTTCCCTTATTAAAGGAATAAGCAAAAAATGATAAGCAAGTCAATTTTTAATTTGCCAATACTCGATCGAATAAATTAAAGGATAAGCTCTGAAGTAAATTAAAGACTGCTATACAGTGAACTCGAAACTCTTTAACCTTAGACATTTTGTCAATTAGccaatcaatattttttttaataaattatattaataaatacaaaaaaatttaaagactgcGCAATAGAGAACTCGAACCCATAATCCCATGTCTTTGGTATTAACCTCCTACTGCAGtgtcaacacacgcacacaatatATACCAATTCTTTATTGAGGTGGTCTTGAGTACAACCGGGTGTATCGTACAATCGAGTTACATTCGCACCTAAATCCTGACCCGCACCCTGATCCGAATCCGCATTCTAACTCGAAccgtataaataacactattatgGGTACGTTATACAATACACCTgattatattcaaatttttgtATTCTTTATTTGCACGGTTGACGGTTTTTCATCGAATTTTTCATATGCTTTTTCCGCAGAAGCCATAAAATGAAACGAATTCATCACTATGTAAGTAAATTTTGTGCCAAACATAATAATGTGCATGCATGGCTTCCATTCGCATTAATAATGTTGAATATATGGATTTCCGATTTTTGTTGGACTTCAATATGGATTTCCGGTTTTTCGTGGTGGTAATAATGGAGTTTGAATATATGAATTTTCACATTTATAATTTTGtacataaattataaattttgccTTTAAATATATAGAtgtttaattactttttttttttgtctttctaATTTTGCACGTGAAGAACATCTCTAACGCTCACGACAGTCAATCGCGCGTGAACCCACAACTTGAAACCCTAATCGTATGAACATAAATTTCAAATCCTAAATCGATATGAATGGCGAACCTACAATCTTGAATCACAAAATTACAGTCTTGAATCGAGAACTCATAGCTCTCTGATTCATATagattcaaaaaaataatatcttaaatgataatctaaaatCTGGCAGGATTTGTAGTTCATGTGTTTCATAATTACTAATCCAACCACGCCGTTTAGAAAGACTTTTCGATTAAGCCATGTAAAAGTTCGACTTCCACGTCAATATTCATTCACCgcaaatttattatatattaaatcaGAAAAAAAATCGTGTATTTGAAGGCAGGATTTATAATTCAGGTGTAAAAGTACAAATACgtgaaaattcatatatttgtGTATTATTAATTAGCCCATTTTCTTactctttattattattattattattattattattattattattattatatatttctttaattgtgaattttaaACAGAAAATCACTAATGAACGGGATATATATGAGAGAAGAAATTAAATGAAACTCCATAACAAGCAACTTGTATTATAAATTAGAACCACATAACAACACGAATGCAAATAAGCTATAAACTTAGGTCTTAGGCTGCTTTAAGTAGAGCTCTTgccttataatttatttaagatTGTGACGGAAGACATATATGTCACAATTATTAATATAGCAGTAGAAGATGATAAGGCAGCTTATAATAAGTTTCTGGAAACTAGTTTAAGCAGAGCCATCGACGCAGAGCCATTGGCCAACAAAGATTGAGTCGCAATTAATATTGGGATTAATGGCCAGAAAATCATCCAAAGAGAGATTAAATTCTTGCGCCACACTTGAACACGTTTCATCACTCTCTGTTCCATGAATTATGCTGCAACTTACATCATCTGCGTCTTGCTTTCCAAATCCAActgctgagagagagagagagagattttagAAAATTTGCATGTtgtaataaatattttgtacgAGACTATGTTATACTTTATTCGTCCACGATGAATAGTCCTGAAAGAGAGGACGTGTGTTTAGTAAAAATAGTTATGTGTATGGTGAGTCGAGAATGAGTCTCACTGAAAAGttgtgttaataatgataattaattgtattagtGGAGAAAGAAGTATCCAGAAATAGaaaagattaatttttgtggacgcgCGTTCAAAAATGGACTATTTATGATGGACGAATGAAGTAATTTAGGTAGAAGCGGACACAAAAATAAATCGAATACATGCTAAATATAAGGTGGAAATTTGCGATTGGGGGTGTTTGAGCTGACCAATAGATAGCACCcatggaaaatatatattttatattttttttcacacATAATTTAGGGTGATTTTTTTGTTTGAAAAATTCATTCTCACTCTAATTTATGATGATATTATCATTGGGATATGAGcaatattttttcatgtttttcCATTTTATAAAACACATGATAAAAAGAGTATGAACTAAtaaaatgtgataaaattttatcatattctcttaTTGTTATCTTTCTTATGCTAAATATGCAATCGAAGAAAAACGTACACTGATCGATAGTAATTAGTAAtggaaaaatatgaattaatgttataattaaggaaatatataattaaaataaggtAAACTTACAGCCACGATTAACACTCTCAGCCATAGAAATCATGAGAGCAAGAGTGAGCACAAGAGCCAATTTGAAGAAGATGGCATTATTAGAAGAAGCCATTAAAGAATAATGATTTATCTTTCTCAAATGAATGTAAATTTGAGTAGTGATGAATGCTTAAGTATGTTTTGTGTGAGTATTTATAAAGAACAAACACATTGGAAATACCgatctttaattaaatatatccTACTTATTGtgtaaatttattttgaattacATTGATGTATGTTAAGAGTTTGAGATTTATGGTTTATATAAAGAAACTATACACTTAACattaattttgagttttttaaaTTGTGTCACATGTTATTCATCTGTGTGAAATAAATAATAACGTACACACAAATTAGCAAATAGAGCATTTTAAAAATGATGTTATTACAATTTGTTACTAtcgaaggaaaaaaaatgtcCATAGAATTTAGTTCAAGCGGCAAAGACGAGGCGCCAAAATCTCTCTATAGCTCTTGCGAGAGGTCATTGGTTCAGTTATCTGGTTTAATTTATACCAAGTAACTTGATTGTTGATTGATTTTTTAATACATTGATTAATTTGTTGTAATGTATATTCAATTTATAGTAAATATAACATATATCTTCTATGtacaaaaagtaattaaaaattaatattaaattcaagcTCTTTACTTGCATGATTTGCATCGGATGTAATTAAGCCGGCAAAATTCCCAATCTCTTtctcataattatttattaattagtacGTCCCTTCATTAATATTATCGAATTAAATTAATAACACTGTTACAACGGCACAATTAAactacaaatatatttttacgTAAATGCATGAAAAAAATGGCAATTCCAATGCGTTCGCTCTTCCTATATATACTCATAAACAGCATTACGTATTCATAACTACTCAACTAATCATatcagaaaaataattaagcACGAGCAATTTAATCGATATGGCCAAGATTAATAacaccttcttcttcaaatcgttaattatattagttaattacatgtaaattataattaacACAATTTTTACTCATATTCTTCCGGTTGCACCATGACTTAGTTTAATTATTGGCACAAAAAGTACGAGTAAAAGTGATATTTCGCTACTTCTACTCATGATGCAACGATCTAGTAACATAAGGTTTGGTAACTAATATTCGTATCACAAAAATTAGTGGCGTTTGAAAGTGTAACTATTAGTGATTAGCTACATTatcaaatgtcactaatttttatgacacacatAATAGCTAACAAGCCTCATGTTActagtggatttttttttttgtagtgattctTCATCGAGAT harbors:
- the LOC131009261 gene encoding pentatricopeptide repeat-containing protein At1g11900, with product MAGFLVKSFRVSALSVLSNSVGSRLSLSTQIPSEETTDEILNQILAAEEDSPSSSREELCVGYIRKLCAAGDFMVAARIPRFLRNKHIFVGPRVYSYILEAAERKNDIDMLTHVFKDLLVSCESVGSDSYLVVARGFGKQNSRGMLLNFIREVCEMDLPRIDIVLNRIIYALGKCGNPDGALLVFEDMKSSGCRPDLITYNTVLAILGRLGRVDDMLRVFASMRAVGLAPDIFTYNTILNSLRKMGRLDLCMVHFREMTERGILPDLLTFKALIESLGRSGNIDEALKIFEEMKYRQIRPLIPIYRALIFSLKKMGKMELALKFSNEMNDLIRGSVVPRGS